A stretch of the Solanum dulcamara chromosome 6, daSolDulc1.2, whole genome shotgun sequence genome encodes the following:
- the LOC129892001 gene encoding syntaxin-132-like isoform X2, with product MNDLLADSSFVSVKDNASKESDIEMGNRFTRSQSDSGIESFNKQIQEIERQVEKLSGLLMTLKDANEETKSVTKASAMKAIRKRMEKDIDEVGKIARNVKAKIEAINKENLANRQKPGCGKGTSVDRSRTNMTNALTKKFRDVMTEFQTLRQRIDNEYREVVERRVITVTGTRPDEETINNLIETGNSEQIFQNAIQGMGRGQVLSTVEEIQERHDAVKEIERKLLDLHQIYLDMAVLVEAQGDLLDNIETQVTNTADYVQSGTIALQTTKKLMKRS from the exons GATTCAAGCTTCGTTTCTGTCAAAGATAATGCTTCCAAAGAATCTGATATCGAGATGGGAAACCGATTTACGAGGAGCCAGTCAGATTCTGGAATCGAGAGCTTTAACAAGCAG ATACAAGAAATCGAGAGACAGGTCGAGAAACTTTCTGGTTTACTGATGACTCTTAAG GATGCTAATGAGGAAACAAAATCTGTTACTAAAGCATCAGCAATGAAAG CTATAAGGAAGCGGATGGAGAAAGATATAGATGAAGTTGGGAAGATTGCAAGAAATGTCAAAGCAAAAATAGAAGCAATAAATAAAGAG aaCTTGGCTAATCGACAAAAGCCTGGATGTGGAAAGGGTACAAGTGTTGACAGATCAAGGACAAATATGACTAA TGCCTTGACAAAGAAGTTCAGAGATGTCATGACTGAATTTCAG ACATTAAGGCAGAGGATAGACAACGAATATCGTGAAGTTGTAGAGCGAAGGGTGATCACAG TAACTGGAACTAGACCAGATGAGGAG ACAATCAACAACCTGATAGAAACTGGAAACAGTGAACAAATCTTCCAGAACGCTATCCAAGGAATGGGACGTGGGCAG GTCTTAAGCACCGTAGAAGAAATTCAGGAAAGACACGATGCAGTGAAGGAAATTGAGAGAAAGCTTCTTGATCTGCATCAGATTTATCTAGATATGGCTGTTCTGGTTGAAGCTCAAGGAGACTTGTTAGATAATATCGAAACACAG GTGACAAATACAGCTGATTATGTCCAATCAGGGACTATTGCTCTTCAGACAACAAAGAAACTAATGAAGAGGTCTTGA